The Lichenihabitans psoromatis genomic interval TCATCGACCTTCTGCCGGCCTTTGCCGAGCCGATCCCGGTGACGATCATCGCCGAGATGCTCGGCGTTCCGGTCGAGGCCGCGCCGCAATTGCTGAGGTGGTCGCACGAGATGGTGGCGATGTATGCCTTTGGCCGCACGCGAGCCATCGAGGACCGTGCCGTGGCGGCGACGCTGGCGTTCAGTTCCTTTATGCGCGAGCATGTGGCGGCGCGGCGAGGCAAGCCCGGCGACGACATCCTCACGCTGCTGCTGGCCGCCGAAGCCGACGGCGACCGACTGAGCGAGGACGAGCTCGTCACCACCGCGATTCTGCTGCTGAATGCGGGGCATGAGGCGACCGTTCATGCGATCGGCAACGGTGTCGCCGCCATTCTGCGCTCGGCCCTCGATCCGAAGCATCTGTTCGGCAGCCCGGAGCGAACCAACGCGACCGTCGAGGAATTGCTACGGCTCGATCCGCCGCTTCACATGTTCTCGCGTTACGCGTTAGAGCCGATGACGGTGGCCGGGGTCGATCTGAAACTCGGCGACCGGATCGGCTTGTTGATCGGCGCCGCCAACCACGATCCAAGCATGTATCCCAACCCGCAACGGCTCGATCCAGACCGCGCCACCGTGCCGCATGTGGCGTTCGGGGCCGGCCTTCACTTCTGCATCGGCGCTCCGCTGGCGCGGCTCGAACTGCAGGTGGCTCTGCCGATCCTGTTCGAGCGCCTGCCGACGGTGAAACTGGCGGCGCCCCCGGTTTATGATGACCGCTACCATTTCCACGGGCTGGAGAGCCTGCGGCTGCGAATCGGCGCTGTACATCCGGTGCGTTCGACGTAACCTGACCTAAGCTCGGCGCCACCGAGCCACGTGACGGCCATCAAGTGCCGAACGAGGGAGGACACACATGAAGTCGATCTGGCTTGCGGCCACCGCCGCGGGAGCCCTGCTGGCTGCCACCACCGCTTATGCTCAATCCGCCGATCCATCGACCCCAGCCGCGCCGACCAGCAATGGCGCGGATTCGGCCGGCATGAAGAAGCTCGAAGATTTCCATTCGACCGGGGCCAAGACGATTCCGGTCGTGCCGCAGGGTGGTCCCAAGGCCGACGCGATCAAGAAGACGCTCGCGACCATCAAGCTGCCGCCGGGCTTCAAGATTAGTCTCTACGCCCAGGTCCCAGACGCGCGCATGATCGCGGTCGGCCCGCAAGGCGTCGTGACCTTCGTCAGCACGCGCAAAACCAAGGTCTACGCCCTCACTGATCGGGCGAAGACCGGCATGGCGGATGACGTCAAAGAATTCGCGCCCACGGTCGAGATGAAGATCCCGAACGGCCTCTGTTTCTCGAAGGATGGCATTCTGCACGTCGTCGAGCAGAACCGCGTGCTGGCCTTCCCGGCGGCCGAGTTTTTCTATG includes:
- a CDS encoding cytochrome P450, which codes for MGGPQIPSPADLPASLRIDAAARRVWLSPSDPGFFRDPYPAYAAIHAACPVFFWEDYGQWCFTGHGAVGALFRDRRFGREITHVASRFALGWPDHPDHVEPFYAFESNSMLEREPPVHTRLRALVNRAFVSRTVERLRPRVAALTHRLIDAFSGDIIDLLPAFAEPIPVTIIAEMLGVPVEAAPQLLRWSHEMVAMYAFGRTRAIEDRAVAATLAFSSFMREHVAARRGKPGDDILTLLLAAEADGDRLSEDELVTTAILLLNAGHEATVHAIGNGVAAILRSALDPKHLFGSPERTNATVEELLRLDPPLHMFSRYALEPMTVAGVDLKLGDRIGLLIGAANHDPSMYPNPQRLDPDRATVPHVAFGAGLHFCIGAPLARLELQVALPILFERLPTVKLAAPPVYDDRYHFHGLESLRLRIGAVHPVRST